One genomic window of Halovivax cerinus includes the following:
- the radA gene encoding DNA repair and recombination protein RadA: MPADADLETLPGVGPATADKLSDAGFDSFQSLAVASPSELSNTADVGESTAADIVTAARDAADVGGFETGSTVLERRNKIGKLTWHIDEVDELLGGGIETQSITEVYGEFGSGKSQVTHQMAVNVQLPQEVGGLHGSCIFVDSEDTFRPERIDDMVRGLPDEAIEAALDDREIEGSADDEDALDELVEAVLEKIHVAKAFNSNHQMLLAEKAKELASEHEDSDYPVRLLCVDSLTAHFRAEYVGRGELAGRQQKLNKHLHDIDKVGNLYNCAVIVTNQVASNPDSFFGDPTQPIGGNILGHKSTFRMYLRKSKGTKRIVRLVDAPNLADGEAVMRVEDEGLVPE, translated from the coding sequence ATGCCAGCAGACGCAGACCTAGAGACGCTGCCGGGCGTCGGCCCGGCCACGGCGGACAAACTCTCAGACGCGGGCTTCGACTCCTTCCAGAGCCTGGCGGTCGCCTCACCCTCGGAGCTGTCGAACACGGCGGACGTCGGCGAGTCGACGGCCGCGGACATCGTCACGGCCGCCCGGGACGCGGCCGACGTCGGTGGCTTCGAGACCGGTTCGACGGTGCTCGAACGGCGCAACAAGATCGGCAAGCTCACCTGGCACATCGACGAGGTCGACGAGTTGCTGGGCGGCGGGATCGAAACCCAGTCGATCACCGAAGTCTACGGCGAGTTCGGCTCCGGCAAGTCCCAGGTCACCCACCAGATGGCCGTCAACGTCCAGCTTCCCCAGGAGGTCGGCGGCCTCCACGGCTCGTGCATCTTCGTCGACTCCGAGGACACCTTCCGTCCCGAGCGGATCGACGACATGGTCCGCGGGCTCCCCGACGAGGCCATCGAGGCCGCCCTCGACGATCGCGAGATCGAGGGCTCGGCCGACGACGAGGACGCCCTCGACGAACTCGTCGAGGCCGTCCTGGAGAAGATCCACGTCGCGAAGGCGTTCAACTCCAACCACCAGATGCTGCTGGCCGAGAAGGCGAAGGAACTCGCCAGCGAACACGAGGACTCCGACTACCCCGTCCGCCTGCTCTGTGTCGACTCGCTGACCGCCCACTTCCGCGCCGAGTACGTCGGCCGCGGCGAACTCGCCGGCCGCCAGCAGAAACTCAACAAACACCTCCACGACATCGACAAGGTCGGCAACCTCTACAACTGCGCCGTCATCGTGACGAACCAGGTCGCCTCGAACCCCGACTCGTTCTTCGGCGACCCGACCCAGCCCATCGGCGGCAACATCCTCGGTCACAAGTCCACCTTCCGCATGTACCTCCGCAAGTCCAAGGGGACGAAGCGGATCGTCCGCCTCGTCGACGCCCCCAACCTCGCCGACGGCGAGGCCGTCATGCGCGTCGAGGACGAAGGTCTCGTGCCGGAGTAA
- the pspAB gene encoding PspA-associated protein PspAB, giving the protein MGVLDGLRAALGLKAEADARREADPEDLFGMSTAYMTMHADLGYESVGEAALCFSGVDASSFHDAVDEVEAILAAGQEETGTAFDVTADGHGYEWVVLADDDTEDLVTSMHFAADTFVEQGYGSRLLAAVFGYERPDRRADDGRPQRAYWIYSFRRGSFYPFAPAGGRDRNNSAEFKLESVLDGELDVEADKEYWYPLWPSEDGRHPWE; this is encoded by the coding sequence ATGGGAGTACTCGACGGATTGCGGGCGGCGCTCGGCCTCAAGGCCGAGGCGGACGCTCGCCGCGAGGCCGACCCGGAGGACCTGTTCGGCATGAGCACCGCCTACATGACGATGCACGCCGACCTCGGGTACGAGTCGGTCGGCGAAGCGGCCCTCTGTTTCTCCGGTGTGGACGCGAGCAGCTTTCACGACGCCGTCGACGAGGTCGAGGCCATCCTCGCGGCCGGCCAGGAGGAGACCGGCACCGCGTTCGACGTCACCGCCGACGGCCACGGCTACGAGTGGGTCGTCCTGGCCGACGACGATACGGAGGACCTGGTGACGAGTATGCACTTCGCCGCGGACACGTTCGTCGAACAGGGATACGGCTCACGGCTGCTCGCCGCCGTCTTCGGCTACGAGCGGCCGGACCGGCGTGCCGACGACGGCCGGCCCCAGCGAGCCTACTGGATCTACTCCTTCCGCCGCGGGTCGTTCTACCCGTTCGCGCCCGCGGGCGGTCGCGACCGAAACAACAGCGCGGAGTTCAAACTCGAGTCCGTCCTCGACGGCGAACTCGACGTCGAGGCCGACAAGGAGTACTGGTACCCGCTCTGGCCGAGCGAAGACGGGCGGCATCCCTGGGAGTGA
- the htpX gene encoding zinc metalloprotease HtpX, translated as MDWKPDWGLRARMGLTMFLLFALYIVFAAGIMLYTGGGMFVFLLIFGGFTVAQYYFSDTLTLKSMGAKTVSAEEYPDLHRTIERLSQQADLPKPKVAVVDERVPNAFATGRNQKNAAVAVTTGLLRTLDQDELEGVLAHELAHVKNRDMMVMTFASLLGTIAFMFVRWGAFFGGGRGRGGNRGGGGILVAILISLVVWIISYILMRALSRYREYAADRGAAAITGKPSALASALVSISSGVEKIPDKDLRDEAEMNAFFIIPLKSGVVGRLFSTHPPTEKRIEQLRTLEREMEGF; from the coding sequence ATGGATTGGAAACCGGACTGGGGGCTCAGAGCCCGGATGGGACTGACGATGTTCCTGCTGTTCGCCCTGTACATCGTGTTCGCGGCGGGGATCATGCTCTACACGGGCGGCGGTATGTTCGTCTTCCTGCTCATCTTCGGCGGCTTCACGGTCGCCCAGTACTACTTCAGCGACACGCTCACGCTGAAGAGCATGGGCGCGAAGACGGTCTCGGCCGAGGAGTACCCGGACCTCCACCGGACGATCGAGCGTCTCTCCCAGCAGGCCGATCTACCGAAGCCGAAGGTGGCCGTCGTCGACGAGCGAGTGCCGAACGCGTTCGCGACGGGCCGCAACCAGAAGAACGCCGCCGTCGCCGTCACGACGGGCCTGCTTCGTACGCTCGACCAGGACGAACTCGAGGGCGTTCTCGCACACGAACTCGCGCACGTGAAGAACCGCGACATGATGGTGATGACGTTCGCCTCCCTCCTGGGGACGATCGCGTTCATGTTCGTCCGCTGGGGCGCGTTCTTCGGCGGCGGTCGTGGCCGGGGCGGCAACCGCGGGGGCGGCGGCATCCTCGTCGCCATCCTGATCTCGCTCGTCGTCTGGATCATCAGCTACATCCTCATGCGCGCGCTCTCGCGCTACCGCGAGTACGCCGCCGACCGCGGCGCGGCGGCGATCACCGGCAAGCCGTCGGCGCTCGCCTCCGCGCTCGTCTCCATCTCGAGTGGCGTCGAGAAGATCCCAGACAAGGACCTCCGCGACGAGGCCGAGATGAACGCCTTCTTCATCATCCCGCTCAAGTCGGGCGTCGTCGGTCGCCTGTTCTCTACGCACCCGCCGACGGAGAAACGGATCGAACAGCTCCGCACGCTCGAACGCGAGATGGAAGGGTTCTGA
- a CDS encoding 60S ribosomal export protein NMD3: protein MSESRAFCPRCGDPVPERPPDSEATDPLRPSAAVDLCEACYFEDFEFVDAPDEVTVSVCSRCGAVRKGERWVDVDAADYTDVAIDAVSEALGVHVDVDDVAWQVEPEHVDQNTIRMHCHFTGVVRDEPVAESVVVPVTIARGTCRRCGRIAGDYYASVVQLRAEDRTPTAEEIERTKEISNEVVAEMEATGDRNAFVTEMGAVDAGLNVKVSTTKIGTKIANKVREEFGGTVTDSETLVTEDEDGNEVYRVTFAVRLPPYTPGDVIDLDGDDDGPVLVRSARGNLKGVRLRTGERYEASHEDGVSPDARRLGTREDGVETTVVTVEDERAIQVLDPETYEAKTIARPNYVDPEAETVPVLKSRAGLHVLPTDE from the coding sequence ATGAGTGAGTCACGCGCGTTCTGTCCCCGCTGTGGGGATCCGGTTCCGGAACGGCCGCCCGATTCGGAGGCGACCGATCCGCTCCGGCCGTCGGCGGCCGTCGACCTCTGTGAGGCGTGTTACTTCGAGGACTTCGAGTTCGTCGACGCGCCGGACGAGGTCACCGTATCCGTCTGCTCGCGCTGTGGGGCGGTCCGGAAGGGCGAGCGCTGGGTCGACGTCGACGCCGCGGACTACACCGACGTGGCCATCGACGCGGTGAGCGAGGCGCTGGGCGTCCACGTCGACGTCGACGACGTGGCCTGGCAAGTCGAGCCGGAACACGTCGACCAGAACACGATCCGGATGCACTGTCACTTCACGGGCGTCGTCCGCGACGAACCCGTCGCCGAATCGGTCGTCGTCCCCGTGACGATCGCCCGCGGCACCTGCAGGCGCTGCGGGCGCATCGCCGGCGACTACTACGCCAGCGTCGTCCAGCTGCGCGCCGAGGATCGCACGCCGACGGCCGAGGAGATCGAGCGCACGAAGGAGATTTCGAACGAAGTCGTCGCCGAGATGGAGGCGACGGGCGATCGGAACGCCTTCGTCACCGAGATGGGCGCGGTCGACGCCGGGCTGAACGTGAAGGTCTCGACGACGAAGATCGGCACGAAGATCGCGAACAAGGTCAGAGAGGAGTTCGGCGGGACCGTCACGGACTCGGAGACGCTGGTCACCGAGGACGAAGACGGCAACGAAGTCTACCGCGTCACGTTCGCCGTGCGCCTGCCGCCCTACACGCCGGGCGACGTGATCGACCTCGACGGCGACGACGACGGGCCGGTCCTCGTCCGTAGCGCCCGCGGGAATCTCAAAGGCGTTCGCCTTCGGACCGGCGAGCGGTACGAGGCCTCTCACGAGGACGGGGTCTCCCCCGACGCGCGCAGGCTCGGCACCCGCGAGGACGGGGTGGAGACCACGGTCGTCACGGTCGAAGACGAGCGTGCGATCCAGGTGCTCGATCCAGAGACGTACGAGGCGAAGACCATCGCGCGGCCCAACTACGTCGACCCCGAGGCGGAGACGGTCCCCGTCCTGAAGAGCCGCGCCGGCCTGCACGTGCTCCCGACGGATGAGTGA
- a CDS encoding class I SAM-dependent methyltransferase: protein MSDECAPGEDESETGIDESTGDELLDRASEGGPLAVVVDEARTEIAIESLRTEGVYDDERAVRPYGDGRIAVPVDRPPEDTRVHAIVRQVDPDYRATDLDALLTERGWSDAERSRAPGSWAVVGDVVLVTLPPDCPNETDVAEALLELHGGAETVLADEGVRGTYREPRTRHLAGERDTETVHVEHGTAYGLDPAAVMFSPGNQAERVRMGDVVDSGERVWDMFAGIGYFTLPMARAGAAVTATEPNPTAFRYLVENAVRNDVTDRVAAYNADCRDLAETLSVDRVVMGYYGVSADADSEPTLSPESDGAPSPDGAADATRSTHGDARRLTAVEYLPSALDALDHGGTVHYHEAVHESERRDGPRRRLIEGAAEYGRTVRVLDQRRVKTHSAGVVHVVIDATVS from the coding sequence ATGAGTGACGAGTGCGCGCCCGGCGAGGACGAGAGCGAAACCGGGATCGACGAGTCCACCGGCGACGAGCTCCTCGACAGGGCGAGCGAGGGCGGGCCGCTCGCGGTCGTCGTCGACGAGGCGCGGACCGAGATCGCCATCGAATCGCTCCGCACCGAGGGCGTCTACGACGACGAGCGCGCCGTCAGACCGTACGGCGACGGACGCATCGCGGTGCCGGTCGATCGACCGCCCGAAGATACGCGCGTGCACGCGATCGTTAGACAGGTGGATCCCGACTACCGGGCGACCGACCTGGACGCCCTGCTCACCGAGCGGGGCTGGAGCGACGCCGAGCGTTCGCGGGCGCCGGGGTCGTGGGCCGTCGTCGGTGACGTCGTCCTCGTGACGCTTCCCCCCGACTGCCCGAACGAGACCGACGTGGCCGAGGCGCTGCTGGAGCTCCACGGCGGGGCCGAGACGGTTCTCGCAGACGAAGGCGTCCGCGGTACCTACCGGGAACCCCGAACGCGTCACCTCGCCGGCGAGCGCGACACCGAGACGGTCCACGTCGAACACGGGACGGCGTACGGCCTCGATCCGGCCGCGGTCATGTTCTCGCCCGGTAACCAGGCCGAGCGCGTGCGAATGGGCGACGTCGTCGACTCCGGCGAGCGAGTCTGGGACATGTTCGCCGGGATCGGCTACTTCACGCTGCCGATGGCGCGCGCCGGTGCGGCCGTCACGGCGACCGAACCCAATCCGACGGCGTTTCGCTACCTCGTCGAGAACGCCGTCAGAAACGACGTGACCGACCGGGTGGCGGCGTACAACGCGGACTGTCGCGACCTCGCGGAGACGCTGTCTGTCGACCGCGTCGTCATGGGATACTACGGCGTCTCGGCGGACGCCGACTCCGAGCCGACGCTATCGCCGGAGAGCGACGGGGCGCCGAGCCCGGACGGGGCGGCCGATGCAACAAGATCGACGCACGGCGACGCACGGCGACTGACCGCCGTGGAGTATCTCCCCTCGGCGCTCGACGCGCTCGATCACGGCGGGACCGTCCACTATCACGAAGCCGTTCACGAATCCGAACGGCGGGACGGGCCGCGACGGCGGTTGATCGAGGGAGCCGCAGAGTACGGACGGACCGTCCGCGTTCTCGACCAGCGTCGGGTCAAGACGCACAGTGCGGGGGTCGTCCACGTCGTGATCGACGCAACCGTGTCCTGA
- a CDS encoding S8 family serine peptidase, with protein sequence MKPNRTQLVAVLFAVLMAGAVFAPLGAATGGTVASTPDASSIGAADAGPAQIHESLENADGETELMLFTSDLPATARQASEEQVRSALKSHADAAQEPVLDALADEDAVTVEDTFWIRSGVLVTADLDQVDLETLAEIDGVESIEPHIMFDPPEPVEVTTDVEPSGTAPTYGLEQINAPQTWEDFGATGEGVRVVVADTGVDADHPDIDLADWYDPMSGSDTPSDSHGHGTHTSGTSTGGDSSGTAIGVAPDAELAHVKVCGSSGCGGSAIMESFQIAVDTDSDVINLSLGGPSPSSSYNDVVKNAMDSGVLVVSSIGNDGEGSAGSPGAQWDSIASGATDENEQVTSFSGGMLVTASDYNGNWMDHWPDSQEYVTPDIAAPGSQITSAQPGGGYQEMSGTSMSSPHKAGAAAVIMSANQNLGPYEVQDLMMETAWKPDSWDPNSAQWYNEETGRDSRYGTGIIDVYAAVEQAGGGEPPVQGTIEGTVADESGNMMEGATVSMDGHSTDTDASGTYSMEVPTGEHTVTAEYPGYTSESQTVTVEEDQTTTVDFSLAESDGFTVGVVSDGSYGDDVAGMIESQVGSDVMVESISSAEAIDGGHDVYVVQNIQDGNVQDFVDATSGGDTGVVYLDQWGDAPNGVTQLASVTSDVDGVDTGYDSGADGPYYSVQNSHPIVDGLGDSIEIHTGSDSDHAWITGTSYDTIADVSVGGSSVGTGLAVDEDSATVLAASSGLNEYVGAGDHTDDSAALLANAVTYLAGDDEEPPEPEGTISLGEAAGDAGDQVTVDLDTDVADVSGYQAEISYDSSVVNFVGASGVDLDDPQVNDEDGSLGLAVSGSSGVDSPTLAELTFELTGSAGDSTDLTFGEDNTQLAAGGSIVEPAEYTAGSITVEDGGGGECSLPGDVDGDGSVTSLDATKTQQYIAGLDPGNFNEACGDLTGDGQISPADVTAIHQEIVGATA encoded by the coding sequence ATGAAACCGAATAGAACTCAGCTGGTCGCGGTACTGTTCGCGGTGCTGATGGCGGGCGCGGTGTTCGCTCCGCTCGGAGCGGCGACCGGAGGCACGGTCGCATCGACACCGGACGCCTCGTCCATCGGGGCTGCCGACGCCGGACCGGCACAGATCCACGAATCGCTCGAGAACGCAGACGGCGAGACCGAACTCATGCTGTTCACGTCCGACCTGCCGGCGACGGCACGGCAGGCGAGCGAAGAACAGGTGCGCTCGGCGTTGAAGTCACACGCCGACGCCGCACAGGAACCGGTCCTCGACGCACTCGCCGACGAAGACGCGGTGACCGTCGAAGACACCTTCTGGATCCGCAGCGGGGTCCTCGTGACGGCCGACCTCGATCAGGTCGACCTCGAGACGCTGGCCGAGATCGACGGCGTCGAGAGCATCGAGCCCCACATCATGTTCGATCCGCCGGAGCCTGTCGAGGTGACCACGGACGTCGAACCGTCGGGCACCGCCCCGACGTACGGGTTAGAGCAGATCAACGCGCCCCAGACGTGGGAAGACTTCGGCGCGACCGGTGAGGGCGTGCGCGTCGTCGTCGCCGACACCGGCGTCGACGCCGATCACCCCGACATCGACCTCGCGGACTGGTACGACCCGATGAGCGGTTCCGACACGCCGTCGGACAGTCACGGTCACGGCACACACACCAGCGGAACGTCCACTGGTGGTGACTCCTCGGGTACGGCGATCGGCGTCGCGCCCGACGCGGAACTCGCACACGTGAAAGTGTGTGGATCGTCGGGCTGTGGAGGCTCTGCGATCATGGAGTCCTTCCAGATCGCGGTCGACACCGACTCGGACGTCATCAACCTGAGTCTGGGCGGCCCGAGCCCGTCCAGCTCGTACAACGACGTCGTCAAGAACGCGATGGACTCCGGCGTGCTCGTCGTCTCCTCGATCGGCAACGACGGCGAGGGGTCGGCCGGGTCGCCCGGCGCGCAGTGGGACTCGATCGCCAGCGGGGCGACCGACGAGAACGAGCAGGTCACCAGCTTCTCCGGTGGCATGCTCGTCACTGCGTCCGACTACAACGGTAACTGGATGGACCACTGGCCGGACAGCCAGGAGTACGTCACGCCGGACATCGCGGCGCCCGGTTCGCAGATTACGAGCGCCCAGCCCGGCGGCGGCTACCAGGAGATGTCCGGTACGTCGATGTCCTCGCCGCACAAGGCCGGCGCGGCCGCGGTCATCATGTCGGCCAACCAGAACCTCGGACCCTACGAGGTCCAGGATCTCATGATGGAGACGGCCTGGAAGCCCGACTCCTGGGATCCCAACAGCGCACAGTGGTACAACGAAGAGACCGGCCGTGACTCGCGGTACGGTACCGGTATCATCGACGTGTACGCGGCGGTCGAGCAGGCCGGCGGCGGCGAACCGCCGGTGCAGGGCACCATCGAGGGAACGGTCGCCGACGAGAGCGGCAACATGATGGAGGGTGCGACCGTCTCGATGGACGGCCACTCGACGGACACCGACGCCAGCGGCACTTACTCGATGGAGGTTCCCACTGGCGAACACACCGTGACGGCCGAGTATCCCGGCTACACGTCCGAGAGTCAGACCGTCACGGTCGAAGAGGATCAGACGACGACGGTCGACTTCTCGCTCGCCGAGTCCGACGGCTTCACCGTGGGCGTCGTCAGCGACGGCTCCTACGGCGACGACGTCGCCGGCATGATCGAGAGCCAGGTCGGCTCGGACGTCATGGTCGAGTCGATCTCCTCCGCCGAGGCGATCGACGGCGGCCACGACGTCTACGTCGTCCAGAACATCCAGGACGGCAACGTTCAGGACTTCGTCGACGCCACCAGCGGTGGTGACACCGGCGTCGTCTACCTCGATCAGTGGGGCGACGCACCCAACGGCGTCACGCAGCTCGCCTCGGTCACCAGCGACGTCGACGGCGTCGACACCGGCTACGACAGCGGCGCCGACGGACCGTACTACTCGGTCCAGAACTCGCACCCGATCGTCGACGGACTCGGTGACTCCATCGAGATCCACACCGGCAGCGACTCCGACCACGCCTGGATCACCGGCACGAGCTACGACACGATCGCCGACGTCTCCGTCGGCGGTTCGTCCGTCGGCACCGGCCTGGCGGTCGACGAGGACAGTGCGACCGTCCTCGCCGCCTCCTCCGGTCTGAACGAGTACGTTGGAGCCGGCGACCACACCGACGACTCCGCCGCGCTCCTCGCCAACGCCGTGACCTACCTCGCCGGCGACGACGAAGAACCGCCGGAACCAGAGGGAACCATCTCCCTCGGTGAGGCGGCCGGCGACGCCGGCGACCAGGTGACGGTCGACCTCGACACCGACGTCGCCGACGTCTCTGGCTACCAGGCCGAGATCTCGTACGACTCCAGCGTCGTCAACTTCGTCGGCGCCAGCGGCGTCGATCTCGACGATCCGCAGGTCAACGACGAGGACGGCTCGCTCGGACTCGCCGTCAGCGGCTCCAGCGGCGTCGACTCGCCGACGCTCGCCGAACTGACGTTCGAGCTCACCGGCTCGGCCGGCGATTCGACCGACCTCACCTTCGGCGAGGACAACACGCAACTCGCCGCGGGCGGCAGCATCGTCGAGCCCGCCGAGTACACCGCCGGCTCCATCACCGTCGAGGACGGCGGTGGCGGCGAGTGCTCACTGCCGGGCGACGTCGACGGTGACGGCAGCGTCACCTCGCTCGACGCGACGAAGACCCAGCAGTACATCGCCGGTCTCGACCCCGGCAACTTCAACGAGGCCTGTGGCGACCTGACCGGTGACGGTCAGATCTCGCCCGCCGACGTCACCGCGATCCACCAGGAGATCGTCGGCGCCACGGCCTGA
- a CDS encoding S8 family serine peptidase translates to MKANTNRLLAILLAVLMAGAIFAPLGAATDDPVATSTDDAIANSSPATIHESLEDETGETELLLLLPDIAETARQGSEDEVIAALRSTADTTQGPVLDDLADVDGVTVENTFWIRNMVHVTADLDEVDLETLAAVDGVEAIEPNGEMAPPEPVSVNPDVERPEEAPTYGLEQIRAPETWQDFGATGEGVRVVVADSGVYADHPDIDLADQDPWFDPEQNASSPSDGHGHGTHVSGTIAGGDASGTAIGVAPDVELAVARVCGEGCGVDQIIAGIEWAVDTDSDVVNLSLGGATTGTWVEPVYNAMDAGTLVVASIGNEGEGNVGSPGAPWDSLASGATDENEDITDFSGGKRIVEGEYYGAWKDHWPASYIAPDAAAPGNDIYSAASPEGSMCEGQEYCEVSGTSMSSPHKAGAAALVLSANPTLGPYEVKEILMETAWKPDDWDPTSAQWYNEETGRDSRYGTGIIDVYAAVEQAGGGEPPVQGTIEGTVTDESGAAIGGATVSVGSSSTQTDANGDYELTVPADSYTVTADASGYASDSQPVTVGENETVTADFTLAESDGVTVGVVSDGSYGDDLAGLIEGQLGSESVVESISSAEAIDGGHDVYVVQNIDSANTQDFVDATSGSDTGVVYLDQWGDGANGVTQFASVSSDVDGVDEGYDSGADGPNYAVSGDHPIVDGFGDSIEIHTGSDSDHAWVTDTSYDVIADVSVGGSAVGTGLAVDEDSATVLAASSGMNEYVGAGDHTDDSAALLANAVTYLAGDDEPPEPEGTISLGEAAGDAGDQVTVDLDTDVADVSGYQAQIDYDASVVDFVGATGVDIDDPQVDDGDGSLGLAVSGSSGVDSPTLAELTFELTGSAGETTDLTFGEANTQLHTEDGIVEPATYTAGSITVEDGGGGDCALPGDVDGDGQVTSLDATKTQQYIAGLDPGNFDETCGDPTGDGQITPADVTAIHQEIVGVTA, encoded by the coding sequence ATGAAGGCGAACACGAACCGGCTGTTGGCGATCCTGCTGGCCGTACTGATGGCGGGCGCGATCTTCGCCCCGCTCGGTGCGGCGACGGACGATCCGGTCGCGACGTCGACCGACGACGCGATCGCGAACTCGTCACCAGCCACGATCCACGAATCGCTCGAAGACGAAACCGGAGAGACGGAACTCCTCCTCCTGTTGCCCGACATCGCGGAGACGGCGCGACAGGGCTCGGAGGACGAGGTGATCGCGGCGTTACGGTCGACGGCCGACACCACGCAGGGGCCGGTCCTCGACGACCTCGCCGACGTCGACGGGGTGACCGTCGAGAACACGTTCTGGATCAGGAACATGGTCCACGTGACGGCGGACCTCGACGAGGTCGACCTCGAGACGCTGGCCGCGGTCGACGGCGTCGAGGCCATCGAGCCGAACGGCGAGATGGCACCGCCCGAACCCGTCTCCGTGAACCCGGACGTCGAACGACCCGAGGAGGCACCGACGTACGGGCTCGAACAGATCCGCGCGCCCGAGACGTGGCAGGACTTCGGCGCCACCGGCGAGGGCGTCCGCGTCGTCGTCGCCGACAGCGGCGTCTACGCCGACCACCCGGACATCGATCTGGCCGACCAGGATCCGTGGTTCGATCCGGAGCAGAATGCCAGTTCACCATCGGACGGACACGGTCACGGCACGCACGTCAGCGGGACGATCGCCGGCGGCGACGCGTCGGGAACGGCGATCGGCGTCGCGCCCGACGTCGAACTCGCGGTCGCGCGCGTCTGCGGGGAGGGCTGTGGGGTCGACCAGATCATCGCCGGCATCGAGTGGGCCGTCGACACCGACTCGGACGTCGTCAACCTGAGTCTCGGCGGCGCGACCACCGGGACCTGGGTCGAGCCCGTCTACAACGCGATGGACGCGGGCACGCTCGTCGTCGCCTCGATCGGGAACGAGGGCGAAGGGAATGTCGGCTCGCCCGGCGCGCCCTGGGATTCGCTCGCGAGCGGCGCGACGGACGAGAACGAGGACATCACCGACTTCTCCGGCGGCAAACGGATCGTGGAGGGCGAGTACTACGGTGCCTGGAAGGATCACTGGCCGGCGTCGTACATCGCCCCGGACGCCGCCGCCCCGGGCAACGATATTTACAGCGCCGCGTCACCCGAGGGATCCATGTGCGAGGGCCAGGAGTACTGCGAGGTCAGCGGCACGTCGATGTCCTCACCGCACAAGGCCGGTGCAGCCGCGCTCGTCCTCTCGGCCAACCCGACTCTCGGTCCCTACGAGGTCAAAGAGATCCTGATGGAGACGGCCTGGAAACCGGACGACTGGGATCCCACCAGTGCGCAGTGGTACAACGAGGAGACCGGCCGTGACTCGCGCTACGGGACCGGCATCATCGACGTCTACGCGGCGGTCGAGCAGGCCGGTGGCGGCGAGCCGCCCGTCCAGGGGACGATCGAGGGCACCGTGACCGACGAGAGCGGCGCGGCCATCGGGGGCGCGACCGTCTCCGTCGGCTCGTCGAGCACGCAGACTGACGCGAACGGTGACTACGAACTCACCGTCCCGGCCGACTCGTACACGGTGACGGCCGACGCCTCGGGCTACGCGTCTGACAGCCAGCCCGTCACCGTCGGCGAGAACGAGACGGTGACCGCCGACTTCACGCTCGCCGAGTCCGACGGCGTCACCGTCGGCGTCGTCAGCGACGGCTCCTACGGCGACGACCTCGCCGGCCTGATCGAGGGGCAACTCGGCTCCGAGTCAGTGGTCGAGTCGATCTCCTCCGCCGAGGCGATCGACGGCGGCCACGACGTCTACGTCGTCCAGAACATCGACAGCGCCAACACCCAGGACTTCGTCGACGCCACCAGCGGAAGCGACACCGGCGTCGTCTACCTCGACCAGTGGGGCGACGGCGCTAACGGCGTCACGCAGTTCGCCTCGGTCAGCAGCGACGTCGACGGCGTCGACGAAGGCTACGATTCCGGCGCGGACGGCCCCAACTACGCCGTCTCCGGGGACCACCCGATCGTCGACGGGTTCGGTGACTCCATCGAGATCCACACCGGCAGCGACTCCGACCACGCCTGGGTGACGGACACGAGCTACGACGTGATCGCGGACGTTTCGGTCGGTGGCTCCGCCGTCGGCACCGGCCTGGCGGTCGACGAGGATAGCGCGACCGTCCTCGCCGCCTCCTCCGGGATGAACGAGTACGTCGGCGCCGGCGACCACACCGACGACTCCGCCGCGCTCCTGGCCAACGCCGTGACCTACCTCGCCGGCGACGACGAGCCGCCGGAGCCCGAGGGCACCATCTCCCTCGGCGAGGCCGCCGGCGACGCCGGCGACCAGGTGACGGTCGACCTCGACACCGACGTCGCCGACGTCTCGGGGTATCAGGCGCAGATCGACTACGATGCGAGCGTAGTCGACTTCGTCGGCGCCACCGGCGTCGACATAGACGATCCGCAGGTCGACGACGGGGACGGCTCGCTCGGACTCGCCGTCAGCGGCTCCAGCGGCGTCGACTCGCCGACGCTCGCGGAACTGACGTTCGAACTCACCGGCTCGGCCGGTGAGACGACGGACCTCACCTTCGGCGAGGCGAACACGCAGCTACACACCGAAGACGGAATCGTCGAACCCGCTACGTACACCGCCGGCTCGATCACCGTCGAGGACGGCGGTGGCGGCGACTGTGCCCTGCCGGGCGACGTCGACGGCGACGGACAGGTAACGTCGCTCGACGCGACGAAGACCCAGCAGTACATCGCCGGCCTCGATCCGGGGAACTTCGACGAGACCTGTGGCGACCCGACCGGCGACGGGCAGATCACGCCGGCCGACGTCACCGCGATCCACCAGGAGATCGTCGGCGTCACCGCCTGA